Within the Mucilaginibacter sp. CSA2-8R genome, the region ACAACGTGAAGTTTTGGTTGTGTAAGATTTTTATGACGGCAAAAAAAAGCTGAATTTAATTCAGTCTGTATAATCGTAGCATTCTTTTTTATCAACTCAAATGACCTGTAAGTGAAGTGGAAGTTATTGAGTTTATAAAAAAGATCTTATTAATTAAAGTCGTTTCAAAAATTAAGATAGCAGCCTCGCAGCAAGTATTTCTACTACAAATTTGTGCTTTAATTAATAAGATGAATTTTCCGTTGTGTAGTAAACAAATGTAGGCAAAGTAGTGTTTCTTTTTTGCGACGGCGAGGTAACCGTTTACTGGAAAACTTCCTGCACTATAGTTAATGCTGCCTATTTACTTAGAAAATGATTTAATAACGCTGCAGCCCGTTAACGCGGCTGATTTAAGTGCGTCATCAGCGTTGGCAGATGATGTACATGCTTTGCTATCAGATCCGCTTACTGTTAAATACTTACCCGAAAAAAGGCTGACAACTAAAAGTCACGCAGAAGGGTGGTTGTTTGGTTCCTTAATTAATTTGCATTGCGGCCGTACTATTACTCACCTTATTCGTTTAAAGCGCAGCAATAAATTAATAGGTGTATTAGATATCATCCCATCACAAGTAGCAGCCGAACATTACCGTTTAAACCATTACCCTGTGTTTGTTGAATTTTACCTGTCGCCAAAAGCCCAGGG harbors:
- a CDS encoding GNAT family N-acetyltransferase; its protein translation is MLPIYLENDLITLQPVNAADLSASSALADDVHALLSDPLTVKYLPEKRLTTKSHAEGWLFGSLINLHCGRTITHLIRLKRSNKLIGVLDIIPSQVAAEHYRLNHYPVFVEFYLSPKAQGRLMMSSILPQVIAALQANGTKELAAVVNRKNIAASKVLIKSGFVRMQQFDIEKDLYALSA